The following proteins are co-located in the Acidicapsa acidisoli genome:
- a CDS encoding beta-glucosidase, whose product MIPSQDPQSSTSESGRKSSRALLFSLLLVPSLALTTVSAFAQDSVPVVTGVPRVDKLLSQMTVDEKMALIRGASEPSATNQGQAGYLTGVPRLGIPSIRMSDGPPGVLTRNPSMAETATMGVAATFSVKDAEQNGEVIAREAKSLGIDVVLEPFINIDRDITFERGYNTEGEDPVLTGVIGASLIQGIQSQGVMSQAKHYVAYDTDGSNVFVDQQALHEIYIAPFIDAVQAGVSSIMCSYNKVNGTQACGNPDMLVKILHDEVGFKGFVTSDWGAVHAANYINNGLDMEMPGPGPKDSPLAGMMYSFFTTEEPKSEPPPKFNTALLAGFLGGTLPEEPKPKPFNFGTIGAMRDAHTNFWNLRKEGKLDDATITRAAGRVLYEIDKFGYLDHPTPGQAGPKEPPVHAVEANAAVIQKTAEDAAVLLKNEDHVLPLKSSETVALIGPGAGQTVSIGTAGERSIGWPWRQIGTVQAIAKVAPEIQVTYAVEDDMTGTPIPASQWTSEDGKPGLQQMTKDGVKSTDAILDFTTKAGTALPANSAMTWDGKLNVPTTGSYWIYLQLLGAAGSIEIDGKRVAGANGMRGGVHGDTVLGGKDGLMPTTDGLDNLRTAVELTAGQHAVKVTIEGDTSNHPAQVRLAWVTPEQRKANHDAAIAAAKAAKTAVVFVWSRGKTDFVLPGNGKDYDQDKLIEEIAAVNPNTVVVLNVSQPIAMPWLSKVKGVLQMWWPGDEGGWATANILAGKTSPAGRLPFTWAKRLEDYPATNPKYPERSSKGVGGKTTFSEGVNVGYRWFDKEKIAPEFPFGFGLSYTTFAYANLKTEPAAEGGIVVEFDVKNTGPVASDEVPQIYLGRPEHKFPGEFPEHALVAFDRIHLDPGESKRVSITVPLRRLQFWSTEASKWTTATGPRAVLVGSSSRSLDLATSIDIR is encoded by the coding sequence TTGATCCCTTCCCAGGACCCCCAATCCAGCACGTCCGAGAGCGGCCGCAAATCTTCGCGTGCCCTTCTGTTCTCCCTTCTGCTCGTCCCGTCCCTCGCGCTTACAACGGTGTCGGCATTCGCGCAGGATTCCGTCCCGGTTGTCACTGGCGTTCCGCGAGTCGACAAACTGCTGAGCCAAATGACTGTCGACGAGAAGATGGCTCTTATCCGCGGCGCATCGGAGCCATCTGCCACCAACCAGGGTCAAGCCGGCTACCTCACTGGAGTTCCGCGTCTCGGCATTCCGTCAATTCGCATGTCGGACGGGCCTCCGGGTGTTCTTACGCGCAATCCCTCCATGGCCGAGACCGCCACGATGGGTGTCGCCGCAACCTTCAGTGTCAAAGATGCGGAACAGAACGGCGAGGTCATCGCACGTGAGGCTAAATCTCTGGGCATTGACGTTGTGCTGGAGCCATTCATCAACATTGACCGAGACATCACCTTCGAGCGCGGCTACAACACGGAGGGCGAAGACCCGGTGCTGACCGGGGTCATCGGCGCGAGCCTCATTCAAGGTATCCAGTCGCAGGGTGTGATGTCCCAGGCCAAGCATTACGTTGCGTATGACACGGACGGAAGCAACGTCTTCGTCGACCAGCAGGCTCTGCATGAGATTTATATCGCGCCGTTCATCGATGCAGTCCAGGCGGGTGTTTCGTCGATCATGTGCTCGTATAACAAAGTCAACGGAACGCAGGCCTGCGGCAACCCGGACATGCTCGTCAAGATTCTGCACGATGAAGTCGGTTTCAAGGGCTTCGTCACCTCGGACTGGGGAGCTGTTCATGCCGCGAACTACATCAACAATGGTCTCGATATGGAGATGCCCGGTCCTGGTCCCAAAGACAGCCCTTTGGCTGGCATGATGTACTCCTTTTTCACGACCGAGGAACCAAAGTCTGAGCCGCCGCCCAAGTTCAATACCGCCTTGCTGGCCGGCTTTCTGGGCGGCACGCTGCCCGAAGAGCCTAAGCCGAAACCCTTCAACTTCGGCACTATCGGCGCGATGCGCGATGCACACACCAACTTCTGGAACCTGCGCAAGGAAGGAAAGCTGGACGACGCAACGATTACCCGCGCCGCTGGCCGCGTTCTGTATGAAATCGACAAATTTGGCTACCTCGATCACCCGACGCCAGGCCAGGCCGGACCAAAGGAGCCTCCCGTTCATGCCGTGGAAGCCAACGCTGCGGTCATTCAGAAGACGGCCGAAGACGCTGCGGTCTTGCTCAAGAACGAGGATCACGTGCTGCCGCTCAAATCGTCTGAAACTGTCGCCCTCATTGGCCCTGGCGCTGGTCAGACGGTCTCCATCGGCACGGCAGGCGAGCGCTCGATTGGCTGGCCGTGGCGGCAGATCGGCACGGTGCAGGCGATTGCGAAGGTCGCTCCGGAGATCCAGGTGACCTATGCCGTGGAAGACGATATGACCGGCACACCAATCCCGGCAAGCCAGTGGACCAGCGAAGACGGCAAGCCTGGCTTGCAACAGATGACTAAGGATGGCGTTAAGTCGACAGATGCGATCCTCGATTTCACCACCAAGGCTGGTACGGCATTGCCTGCCAACAGCGCAATGACATGGGACGGGAAGCTCAACGTTCCAACAACCGGGTCGTATTGGATTTACCTGCAACTGCTTGGCGCAGCCGGGTCAATTGAGATTGACGGCAAGCGCGTGGCCGGAGCCAACGGCATGCGCGGCGGCGTGCATGGCGACACTGTTCTCGGCGGCAAAGACGGTCTGATGCCCACGACAGACGGGCTCGATAACCTTCGGACAGCGGTGGAACTCACCGCCGGTCAACACGCAGTCAAGGTGACAATCGAGGGCGACACCTCGAACCATCCCGCGCAGGTTCGACTGGCCTGGGTTACACCTGAACAGCGCAAGGCCAATCACGATGCCGCGATTGCGGCTGCCAAGGCGGCCAAAACCGCTGTTGTCTTCGTGTGGTCGCGCGGCAAGACCGACTTCGTTCTACCAGGCAATGGGAAGGACTACGATCAGGACAAACTGATCGAAGAGATCGCCGCGGTCAATCCAAACACCGTTGTCGTATTGAATGTCTCGCAGCCCATCGCCATGCCATGGCTGAGCAAGGTCAAAGGCGTATTGCAGATGTGGTGGCCGGGTGACGAAGGCGGATGGGCTACGGCGAACATTCTGGCCGGCAAGACCAGTCCCGCAGGCCGCTTGCCCTTTACCTGGGCGAAGAGATTGGAAGACTATCCTGCAACCAACCCCAAGTATCCCGAACGCTCCTCCAAGGGCGTGGGTGGCAAGACAACTTTCAGCGAAGGCGTCAACGTCGGCTACCGCTGGTTCGACAAGGAAAAGATCGCGCCGGAATTTCCATTTGGATTTGGCCTAAGCTACACTACCTTCGCTTATGCCAACCTCAAGACAGAGCCCGCAGCCGAAGGCGGCATCGTGGTCGAGTTCGACGTCAAAAATACCGGCCCCGTAGCCAGCGACGAAGTGCCGCAGATCTACCTAGGTCGTCCAGAGCACAAATTTCCCGGCGAATTCCCCGAGCACGCGCTCGTCGCCTTCGACCGCATCCACCTCGATCCCGGAGAATCGAAGCGCGTCAGCATCACCGTTCCGCTGCGCCGCCTGCAATTCTGGTCAACCGAGGCCAG
- a CDS encoding glycoside hydrolase family 30 protein, whose translation MKAASGAAALAVARAVPGLGAVDSSGPVRVWATYRDRRYAAGEALIWKPLTEIAADAIVLDPASTKQEILGFGGALTDATCYVLSQLSAEERGAVMHDLFAPREMDMNVCRTTIGASDYSRSVYSYDESDEPDPELKKFSIDHDKAYILPMLREVRKTNPEMFLFSSPWSPPGWMKSGGSMLGGAMRKPSYAPYARYFLKFLEAYKADGVEINAVTVQNEVDTDQDGRMPACLWGQEYEIEFVRDHLGPALRAAGSKTRVWVLDHNYNLWGRAMDELSDAKAYEYIDGIAWHGYFGDAAVMTRLHEAFPAKSAYWTEGGPDIAASDYATDWAKWGETFNGVLNNWARSITSWNLALDEKGKPNIGPFSCGGVVTVENGSHKITKSGQYWAFAHYSRHVKRGARAFATNGTEAAASGGLLEDRVAGGVTHSGFRNPDGSMVVVLANRGAERRVQLVHGANALEVDLPADSLFTLQWS comes from the coding sequence TTGAAAGCAGCTTCGGGTGCAGCGGCCTTGGCCGTGGCGAGAGCTGTACCGGGGTTGGGGGCAGTTGATTCTTCGGGGCCGGTGCGGGTTTGGGCGACTTATCGGGACCGGCGATATGCGGCCGGTGAGGCGCTGATCTGGAAGCCGTTGACAGAGATTGCAGCGGATGCGATCGTGCTCGATCCGGCGTCAACTAAGCAAGAGATTCTGGGTTTTGGCGGCGCGCTTACGGACGCCACCTGTTACGTGCTGAGCCAGTTATCAGCCGAGGAACGCGGCGCGGTGATGCACGATCTGTTTGCTCCGCGCGAGATGGACATGAACGTCTGCCGGACCACGATCGGCGCGAGCGACTATTCGCGATCTGTGTATTCCTACGATGAGAGCGATGAGCCAGACCCGGAGTTGAAGAAGTTTTCCATCGACCATGACAAGGCCTATATCCTGCCCATGCTTCGCGAAGTGAGAAAGACGAATCCCGAGATGTTTCTGTTCTCGTCGCCGTGGTCTCCTCCGGGCTGGATGAAGTCGGGTGGCTCGATGCTGGGCGGAGCGATGAGGAAACCAAGCTATGCGCCCTACGCAAGATACTTTCTGAAGTTTCTGGAAGCCTACAAGGCAGATGGAGTTGAGATCAACGCAGTTACAGTCCAGAACGAGGTGGATACCGATCAGGATGGGCGCATGCCGGCTTGTCTCTGGGGACAGGAATATGAGATTGAGTTTGTAAGAGACCACCTTGGGCCGGCATTGCGCGCGGCAGGATCTAAGACCAGGGTATGGGTGCTGGATCATAACTATAACCTCTGGGGCCGCGCGATGGACGAGTTATCGGATGCCAAGGCTTATGAGTACATCGATGGCATTGCATGGCACGGTTATTTTGGCGACGCTGCGGTAATGACTCGTTTGCATGAGGCGTTTCCGGCGAAGAGTGCTTACTGGACCGAGGGCGGTCCTGATATTGCTGCTTCGGACTATGCTACGGATTGGGCTAAGTGGGGCGAGACATTCAATGGTGTCCTGAATAACTGGGCGCGGTCGATAACTTCGTGGAATCTGGCGCTGGATGAGAAAGGGAAACCGAATATCGGGCCATTCTCCTGTGGCGGAGTGGTTACGGTGGAAAATGGGTCGCACAAGATCACCAAAAGCGGCCAGTATTGGGCTTTCGCGCACTACTCGCGGCATGTGAAGCGCGGAGCCAGAGCGTTTGCCACAAATGGGACTGAGGCTGCGGCTTCCGGCGGACTGTTGGAAGACCGGGTGGCCGGCGGAGTGACGCACAGCGGCTTTCGCAATCCCGATGGCAGCATGGTTGTTGTTCTGGCCAATCGCGGGGCAGAGCGGCGGGTGCAACTGGTGCATGGAGCAAATGCGCTGGAAGTCGATTTGCCCGCGGATTCCCTGTTCACTCTGCAGTGGAGTTAG
- a CDS encoding ankyrin repeat domain-containing protein, which produces MSDSRNRPTPATNNLPARANLEHLKNEAKQRFKTMQAESSTARLSDAQLLVARSYGFPSWRKLRSYVDALHDVGEQLINAVRSVDLSTMRKILDIHPELVNASTDIPLRVRPSDALAMRLIHLAIAEAKVEVLRLLIDRGADLNVRNHDGRLPLHDCFELNHDDYATILLEAGAVPDVCAAAAYGMHDKLQQILQRDPTTANDLTTGNSALGWAIFGQQPKSAEILFQYGAVSDCHPYDSYAWGPATMVASTAVTPILLEHGANPNWRDEAGNTPMHRVIASRPVVDPAKFVQIQLDFGADPSLRNREGRTPLDETDLLLQSGTNAETYFPAHPIGSKRLQQTIEILRSRL; this is translated from the coding sequence ATGAGCGACTCGCGAAATCGTCCCACACCTGCAACAAACAATCTCCCCGCACGCGCCAATCTCGAACATCTTAAAAACGAAGCAAAACAGCGCTTCAAAACGATGCAGGCGGAGAGTTCAACCGCACGACTCTCCGACGCGCAGCTTCTGGTCGCGCGCAGCTACGGCTTTCCAAGCTGGCGCAAGCTCAGGTCCTACGTCGATGCGCTGCACGACGTTGGCGAACAACTGATCAACGCGGTTCGCTCTGTCGACCTGAGCACCATGCGAAAGATATTGGACATCCATCCGGAACTGGTCAACGCGAGCACCGATATACCTCTACGCGTAAGGCCCAGCGACGCACTCGCCATGCGGCTGATTCACCTGGCAATCGCGGAAGCCAAGGTCGAAGTTCTGCGGCTCCTGATTGATCGCGGTGCGGACCTCAACGTGCGCAACCACGATGGCCGGCTGCCTCTGCACGACTGTTTCGAACTGAACCACGACGATTACGCTACGATTCTGCTGGAGGCCGGGGCTGTGCCCGACGTCTGCGCGGCTGCAGCCTATGGAATGCACGACAAACTGCAGCAAATTCTGCAGCGCGATCCAACAACTGCAAACGATTTGACGACCGGCAACTCCGCTCTCGGCTGGGCCATTTTTGGCCAACAACCGAAGTCGGCTGAGATTTTATTTCAGTATGGAGCAGTCTCCGATTGTCACCCATACGACTCGTATGCATGGGGACCAGCAACCATGGTCGCTTCAACAGCGGTCACACCCATACTGCTGGAACACGGAGCGAACCCAAACTGGCGCGATGAAGCGGGCAATACTCCGATGCATCGCGTCATCGCCAGCCGGCCGGTTGTCGACCCGGCAAAGTTTGTCCAGATCCAGCTCGATTTCGGAGCGGACCCGAGCCTTCGAAACCGCGAAGGACGAACCCCCTTGGACGAGACCGATCTCCTACTACAATCCGGCACAAATGCAGAGACTTACTTCCCTGCTCACCCCATAGGCTCTAAGCGGCTTCAGCAGACTATTGAAATTCTTCGCTCGCGACTCTAA
- a CDS encoding NAD(P)-dependent oxidoreductase: MRVTHLGFGKMAQAVIPHVVKAGHTVTVWNRSLVSAEKFAGLEVTVARTAAEAVAGCDIVFTLLLNDEALTEVLYDGGVLDAIPAGAVHVSVSTISVKLAKRIAVEHARRGQRYVGAPVYGRPNVAAEGKLWTVVGGTADAVESVRPLLECYCRGMSVIGEEPWKAHMVKLMGNFMVVTMMAGLSEAMTAAELMGISRSSVVETINSGIFRSPVYEAYGSMMLNPPKEASAKIDLGEKDLRLFRDAAATIGMKAHLAELMRDNFAEGIRSGLQEEDLAAGYYKQARSRYLREAGVEA, from the coding sequence ATGCGCGTTACACACTTAGGGTTTGGCAAGATGGCGCAAGCTGTCATTCCGCACGTGGTGAAGGCTGGACACACGGTAACAGTTTGGAATCGGAGCCTTGTCTCCGCCGAGAAATTTGCCGGGTTGGAAGTCACGGTTGCGCGAACCGCTGCTGAGGCTGTGGCTGGGTGCGATATCGTTTTCACTCTTCTGCTGAACGATGAGGCTCTGACGGAAGTGCTGTATGACGGCGGTGTGCTGGATGCCATTCCGGCAGGTGCTGTTCATGTTTCGGTGAGCACGATCAGCGTGAAGTTGGCGAAGCGAATTGCTGTGGAGCATGCAAGGCGCGGTCAGCGGTATGTTGGTGCGCCAGTCTACGGCCGGCCTAACGTTGCCGCGGAGGGAAAGCTTTGGACAGTTGTAGGCGGAACGGCGGATGCCGTAGAGAGCGTGCGACCGCTGCTGGAGTGTTATTGCCGGGGTATGTCTGTCATTGGTGAAGAGCCATGGAAGGCGCACATGGTGAAGCTGATGGGCAACTTCATGGTCGTAACGATGATGGCTGGGTTGTCTGAGGCCATGACGGCGGCTGAGCTCATGGGTATCTCCAGATCGAGTGTGGTTGAGACGATTAACAGCGGGATATTTCGCTCTCCGGTGTACGAGGCTTATGGGTCGATGATGTTGAACCCGCCGAAAGAGGCTTCCGCGAAGATTGATCTGGGCGAGAAGGACTTGCGGCTCTTTCGTGATGCGGCGGCGACGATTGGCATGAAGGCCCATCTGGCGGAGTTGATGCGGGATAACTTCGCGGAAGGGATCCGGTCGGGCTTACAGGAAGAAGATCTGGCCGCTGGTTACTACAAGCAGGCCCGCAGCAGATACTTGCGCGAGGCTGGAGTCGAGGCCTGA
- a CDS encoding alpha/beta hydrolase, which produces MEFDYQIAPALILLIGILVIWLSLRRILSLRAKVIRKWRRVAERIVLSFVVLFAAVITVSTSYNAVAQLWFHAHHPTPGQTYTVDGRKMYMDCTGSGSPTIVLDAGLGDHSDIWTKVQPALAKTTRVCAYDRAGFGLSESRPAPRDADHIAAELHSLLIQANVARPVVLMGHSIAGIYLRDYAAHYSEDLAGLIFVDGSTPMQQDNPAIKAVGGMGLPPWYILTLAKTAFIVGVPRLMGRCSSHTSGPDSEAAQMRAEDFCEMNPASSISEMRSMEQSGLETVHSGPYGDLPILVFSHDPTKSLPTENAAQKKVETVWSQMQEDLKKLSTRSRRIIAKNSGHYVQIDRTDLIDREVPLFIEQIRGTAPPADNYGSTATE; this is translated from the coding sequence GTGGAATTCGACTACCAGATCGCACCAGCGCTCATTCTGCTCATCGGGATTCTTGTCATCTGGCTGAGCCTTCGCCGCATCCTTTCGCTCCGGGCCAAAGTCATACGCAAATGGCGTCGCGTCGCCGAGAGAATCGTGCTGTCCTTCGTCGTCCTCTTCGCCGCCGTCATCACCGTCAGCACCAGCTACAACGCCGTCGCCCAACTCTGGTTCCACGCGCACCATCCCACTCCCGGCCAAACCTACACCGTCGATGGCCGCAAGATGTACATGGACTGCACCGGCAGCGGCTCGCCTACCATCGTCCTGGATGCCGGCCTGGGCGATCATTCAGATATCTGGACAAAGGTTCAGCCCGCACTCGCCAAAACCACCCGCGTCTGCGCCTATGACCGCGCCGGATTCGGCCTCAGCGAATCGCGCCCGGCCCCGCGCGACGCCGACCACATCGCCGCCGAACTGCACAGTCTCCTTATCCAGGCCAACGTCGCGCGCCCCGTCGTCCTCATGGGCCATTCCATAGCTGGAATCTACCTGCGCGATTACGCCGCGCATTATTCCGAAGACCTCGCAGGCCTCATCTTCGTCGACGGTTCAACCCCCATGCAGCAGGACAACCCCGCAATCAAGGCTGTGGGCGGCATGGGATTGCCGCCTTGGTACATCCTCACGCTAGCCAAAACAGCGTTCATCGTAGGCGTTCCCCGCCTGATGGGCAGATGTTCCAGTCACACCTCAGGCCCCGACAGTGAGGCCGCGCAAATGCGAGCCGAAGATTTCTGCGAGATGAACCCCGCCTCGTCCATCAGCGAGATGCGCAGCATGGAGCAGTCCGGCCTGGAGACAGTCCATTCCGGCCCCTACGGTGACTTGCCGATCCTCGTCTTCTCCCATGACCCCACCAAGTCCCTGCCGACCGAAAACGCCGCCCAGAAGAAGGTCGAGACAGTCTGGAGCCAGATGCAGGAAGACCTCAAGAAGCTCTCCACCCGCAGCCGCAGAATCATCGCCAAAAACAGCGGCCACTACGTCCAGATCGACCGCACCGACCTGATCGACAGAGAAGTCCCGCTGTTCATCGAGCAGATTCGCGGCACCGCTCCGCCAGCCGACAACTACGGCTCAACAGCCACAGAATAA
- a CDS encoding fibronectin type III domain-containing protein, giving the protein MLIKMAAIVCSLLVSNAAFSQVVTPAKRAAHVEIKQGPTLESATDDLVIVRWTSNNPGGSDDHFGVVHYGTDPKQLNQTAKSHVRLNQEHPETIFRVRLDGLSPRTTYYYTVDSMEGDGKSDEVKSPVNHFTTPDSGERVEAYPQPGAQPK; this is encoded by the coding sequence ATGCTCATCAAAATGGCTGCGATAGTTTGCAGTCTGCTCGTCTCCAATGCAGCTTTTTCTCAGGTAGTTACCCCAGCAAAGAGAGCCGCGCACGTCGAAATCAAACAAGGCCCAACGCTTGAATCCGCAACCGACGATCTGGTCATTGTGAGATGGACATCCAACAACCCTGGCGGATCGGACGATCACTTCGGCGTCGTGCACTACGGTACCGATCCCAAACAACTGAACCAGACAGCGAAATCTCACGTCAGGCTCAACCAGGAACATCCCGAGACGATCTTCCGTGTTCGCCTGGACGGCCTGAGCCCACGAACCACCTACTACTACACAGTGGACTCGATGGAGGGCGATGGAAAGAGCGATGAGGTAAAGAGTCCGGTCAACCACTTCACCACCCCCGACTCCGGCGAGCGAGTCGAGGCTTATCCACAACCCGGCGCCCAGCCAAAGTAA
- a CDS encoding cytochrome-c peroxidase, giving the protein MKQTRTLVALSATCSVLVISMICTTHGVHGQSVLAPPPYNPYPPGILPPDLPSEIQRVRREVNFIEKEALTEWEKLPPINVQGNPPTIQGSGYRTVVVLGKILNYDQNMSPFKDTACAFCHLPYAGFSGPIPSVNLTMIAYPGTYHYRANKRTAQRYTYSPNFPVLEFNNEQGLFFGGNFWDARSTGYKLQSADSEQAQHPPVDTGEMGFPDTACIALRLQTAEYRPLFEAVWGDSLNINFPSDAEAICDTPGGAATLGTTATPIDLSPTERAKANNIYDHWGQSISKFEGSPRVSAFSSKFDAFLKGNYTMTTDEMAGYKLFNGKGNCNSCHIDGRSTLCVDQQYGCASNSSSLQDTGTTAQVNPVFSCFGYANEGLPLNPRVAYFYENKPDRFGFTPNPYGFAYRDLGLGNFLRSGFGSAPNPNASWITQAPSVDGQMQVSTARNAALAPPQCPTTEAPGPYFQKEFFHNGYIKSLKQLVHFYNTRDVYRFSVTSGHCPAGTTERVNCWPMSEVPNNIDMTTGNLGLTDKEEDQIVAFLQTLSDGFTTPYPDINTFTGQCMAGGTSATQGNSSLIPTPPLPPCASAICDVPPLPGPYPIP; this is encoded by the coding sequence ATGAAACAGACGAGGACATTGGTTGCCCTGAGTGCAACCTGTTCGGTATTAGTGATCTCCATGATCTGCACCACTCATGGCGTGCATGGACAATCCGTCCTGGCGCCTCCACCCTACAATCCGTACCCACCTGGAATTCTGCCACCCGATTTACCTTCCGAGATCCAAAGAGTTCGGCGCGAGGTGAACTTCATCGAAAAGGAAGCTCTCACAGAGTGGGAGAAATTACCACCGATAAATGTGCAAGGAAACCCGCCAACCATTCAGGGCAGTGGATATAGGACAGTAGTAGTACTCGGGAAGATCCTGAATTACGACCAGAACATGTCACCCTTCAAGGACACGGCCTGCGCTTTCTGCCACCTGCCATATGCCGGTTTCAGCGGACCGATCCCGTCCGTCAACCTGACGATGATCGCCTATCCCGGAACCTATCACTACCGGGCCAACAAACGGACAGCGCAGCGATACACATATTCGCCCAATTTCCCTGTCCTCGAATTCAACAATGAGCAAGGCCTGTTCTTTGGCGGAAACTTCTGGGATGCGCGCTCAACTGGATACAAGCTGCAGAGTGCAGACTCCGAGCAGGCACAGCACCCGCCAGTCGATACCGGCGAGATGGGTTTCCCTGATACGGCTTGCATCGCGTTGCGGCTCCAGACGGCCGAGTACAGACCCCTCTTTGAGGCCGTATGGGGCGACTCCCTGAATATCAATTTCCCAAGTGATGCCGAGGCGATCTGCGACACTCCGGGAGGAGCGGCGACGCTCGGCACAACTGCCACGCCAATTGACCTGAGTCCCACAGAGCGCGCCAAGGCAAACAACATTTACGACCACTGGGGCCAGTCCATTTCCAAGTTCGAAGGCTCCCCGCGTGTCAGCGCCTTTTCGTCAAAATTCGACGCCTTCCTGAAGGGCAATTACACCATGACGACAGACGAGATGGCTGGTTACAAGCTGTTCAATGGCAAAGGCAACTGCAATTCCTGCCACATCGACGGAAGATCCACCCTCTGCGTGGACCAGCAATATGGCTGCGCCAGCAACTCATCAAGCCTGCAAGACACAGGCACAACAGCCCAGGTCAACCCCGTATTCAGCTGTTTCGGATACGCGAACGAGGGACTGCCCCTGAATCCCAGAGTTGCCTATTTCTATGAGAACAAGCCCGACCGGTTCGGATTTACTCCCAATCCTTATGGCTTCGCCTACAGAGATCTGGGACTCGGCAATTTCCTCCGAAGCGGCTTCGGTTCAGCCCCCAATCCAAACGCTAGCTGGATAACACAGGCTCCCTCGGTCGACGGCCAGATGCAGGTATCTACCGCGCGCAATGCGGCCCTGGCTCCCCCACAGTGTCCAACCACCGAGGCCCCGGGCCCATACTTCCAGAAGGAGTTCTTCCACAACGGCTACATCAAGAGCCTCAAGCAACTCGTCCACTTCTACAACACGCGGGACGTTTATCGATTCAGCGTCACTTCGGGACACTGCCCGGCGGGAACGACGGAGAGAGTAAACTGCTGGCCAATGTCCGAGGTGCCAAACAACATCGACATGACGACTGGCAATCTCGGCTTGACGGATAAGGAGGAGGATCAGATCGTGGCCTTCCTGCAAACACTCTCGGACGGCTTTACAACTCCTTACCCGGACATCAATACCTTTACCGGTCAATGCATGGCCGGTGGGACTTCGGCAACGCAAGGCAACAGCAGCCTCATTCCGACTCCTCCACTGCCACCCTGCGCGTCGGCGATCTGTGATGTTCCACCGCTGCCGGGGCCATATCCGATTCCATAG